The following coding sequences are from one uncultured Desulfobacter sp. window:
- a CDS encoding ribonuclease J — protein sequence MLKLIPLGGLGEIGLNMMVVEYDDVIFIIDAGIMFPEDHMLGVDIVIPAMDYLRENMAKIEGIILTHAHEDHIGALPYLLREIRLPVYGTAFTLEIVRNKLIEFDLHSHVDLNLVNPGEVLTIEPFEIEFIRVSHSTIDGVGMAITTPEGVVVHTGDFRISHSADIMKNTDISSFARFGQKGVMALLSDSTNVEVEGYAMSEQEVAKNLGELVEASPGRVIVALFASNVFRIQQVIDIARHNNRRVIFNGRSMEQITDVAMRLGYLECPPGVLVDIKQIHKLEDHEVVIITTGSQGEPMSALARMASGVHKHINVRKGDTVLLSSKHIPGNEKAIAGIINKLYRRGAEVVYSKIARIHASGHAHQEELKMMINLTRPKYFIPIHGEYRHLVVHARLAEKLGMPRSNVIVAENGQVIAFDGEHGGRLEERVQTGRILVDGKGIGDVGRSVLKERRELSEGGLVVVTMIIDEETGVVLYGPELISKGFVFDSATGYLVDDAQCVILEIVEEIEAGIDSRVELIRKKLQRALKQYFTFAINRRPLIVPIIIEV from the coding sequence ATGCTGAAACTCATACCCTTAGGGGGGCTTGGCGAAATTGGCCTGAATATGATGGTGGTTGAGTATGATGATGTCATCTTCATCATTGATGCCGGCATCATGTTCCCTGAAGACCATATGCTGGGGGTGGATATTGTTATCCCGGCCATGGATTACCTTCGGGAAAATATGGCTAAAATCGAAGGTATTATCCTGACCCATGCCCATGAGGACCACATCGGTGCCTTACCCTACCTGTTGCGCGAAATCCGGTTGCCGGTCTACGGCACGGCCTTTACCCTGGAGATTGTACGCAACAAGCTCATTGAGTTTGATCTGCATTCCCATGTGGACCTTAACCTGGTCAACCCGGGTGAGGTGCTGACCATTGAGCCCTTTGAGATTGAGTTTATCCGGGTCAGCCACTCCACCATTGACGGTGTAGGGATGGCCATCACAACGCCCGAGGGCGTGGTGGTCCACACCGGAGATTTCCGCATCAGCCATTCTGCCGACATCATGAAAAATACCGACATCTCAAGCTTTGCCAGGTTTGGCCAAAAAGGCGTGATGGCGCTGCTTTCCGACTCCACCAATGTGGAAGTCGAGGGGTATGCCATGTCGGAACAGGAGGTTGCAAAAAATCTGGGAGAGCTGGTAGAGGCCTCTCCCGGGCGGGTGATTGTCGCGCTATTTGCTTCCAATGTATTCCGCATCCAGCAGGTAATTGATATTGCCAGGCACAACAACCGCCGGGTGATTTTCAATGGCCGCAGCATGGAGCAGATTACAGATGTGGCCATGCGGTTAGGATATCTTGAATGCCCCCCCGGGGTGCTGGTGGATATCAAGCAGATTCATAAACTTGAGGACCATGAGGTGGTGATCATCACCACGGGCAGCCAGGGCGAGCCCATGTCTGCGCTCGCGCGCATGGCCTCGGGTGTCCATAAACACATCAATGTCCGCAAAGGGGATACCGTCCTTTTATCAAGCAAGCACATTCCGGGTAACGAAAAGGCCATTGCCGGTATTATCAACAAGCTATACCGAAGGGGCGCCGAAGTGGTCTACTCCAAGATCGCACGGATTCACGCGTCCGGCCATGCCCACCAGGAAGAGCTTAAGATGATGATCAACCTGACAAGACCCAAATATTTTATCCCCATACACGGTGAATACCGGCATCTTGTGGTGCATGCAAGGCTTGCCGAAAAACTGGGTATGCCCCGCAGTAATGTGATTGTGGCCGAAAACGGCCAGGTCATTGCCTTTGACGGGGAACACGGGGGACGCCTTGAGGAACGGGTGCAGACCGGCCGGATTCTTGTGGATGGAAAAGGTATCGGCGATGTGGGCCGTTCCGTACTCAAAGAGCGCCGGGAACTGTCCGAAGGCGGGCTTGTGGTGGTGACCATGATCATTGATGAAGAGACCGGCGTCGTGCTCTACGGACCGGAACTGATTTCCAAAGGATTTGTCTTTGACTCGGCCACAGGCTACCTGGTGGACGATGCCCAGTGCGTGATCCTGGAGATTGTTGAAGAGATCGAAGCCGGGATTGATTCCCGGGTGGAACTGATTCGAAAAAAACTACAGCGGGCGCTTAAACAGTATTTTACCTTTGCCATCAACCGAAGGCCTTTGATTGTACCCATCATTATTGAAGTATGA
- a CDS encoding class I SAM-dependent methyltransferase has translation MTPPLDFDFLNTIKGFMHDDEALRLYNLSLTASRMGPVLEIGSYCGRSAAIIGPACKQNQSILFSIDHHTGSEEQQPGEEYFDPDLYDEKTSAVNTFPLFRQTLSRAGLEETVVPIVSVSKTAGKMWETPLAMVFIDGGHSFDAVHTDFLTWAPHIIPGGFLVIHDIFFNPREGGQPPRQVYELAQDTQRYDVLDMTKTLGVLRVKK, from the coding sequence ATGACCCCGCCCCTTGATTTTGACTTTTTAAATACCATCAAGGGGTTTATGCATGACGATGAAGCCCTGCGTTTATACAATCTTTCATTGACAGCATCCAGGATGGGGCCGGTGCTGGAAATCGGCTCCTATTGCGGACGGTCTGCCGCCATTATCGGTCCTGCCTGCAAGCAGAACCAAAGCATTTTATTTTCCATAGATCATCATACAGGCTCCGAAGAACAGCAACCGGGGGAAGAATACTTTGATCCGGATCTTTACGATGAGAAAACGTCGGCGGTCAACACCTTCCCGTTGTTTCGCCAAACACTTTCCCGGGCCGGCCTGGAAGAGACCGTGGTGCCCATTGTATCTGTCTCAAAAACAGCGGGCAAAATGTGGGAAACGCCGCTTGCCATGGTGTTCATCGACGGCGGACACTCCTTTGATGCGGTGCATACCGATTTTCTAACCTGGGCTCCCCATATTATCCCCGGGGGCTTTCTGGTCATTCACGATATCTTTTTCAATCCCCGGGAGGGGGGACAGCCGCCGCGTCAGGTGTATGAGCTGGCACAGGACACACAACGCTATGATGTGCTTGATATGACAAAGACCCTGGGCGTACTGAGAGTAAAAAAGTAA
- a CDS encoding surface lipoprotein assembly modifier, with protein sequence MKKLYLVTVVFLFWQAAAYGQDGSGSVAQGISLFKTGQFEQAYQMLFELSGKYPDDPELNFYWGRAAFESGHFEMAIMVFERILIFSPGHDRIKLELARAFYAIGDNNSARRYCREVLAGDPPETVKENIKAFMARIDQSEQTYFFHGSVTVGMDWNNNVWASPSSQTINTAIGDVTLTGPSAQETEDWFFYTALSLDHTYRFLDTPWAWKTDGSFFSGWYDRTHELDIRYAEILTGPQHISGPRKLGVKLLTRQIGLDDERYMDSMGVRATIDYVFSPSIMVRTGVTAEQKNYPDLSAMDSNNIALDVDLVLLKFNTWFDMGVGLEQEDANDDEYGYKRVRLTFSASRFLFNKVNGFFNYEFRMTNYDEPGYLFADRRKDSRHTLSLGLSRKLWQRSGRPDQYVELRLKYQRIWAFSNQDLYEYTQDLVQTSLVYNF encoded by the coding sequence ATGAAAAAGCTATATCTTGTGACGGTGGTCTTTCTTTTTTGGCAGGCGGCGGCGTATGGGCAGGATGGTTCTGGCAGTGTTGCCCAGGGGATCTCATTATTCAAAACCGGGCAGTTTGAACAAGCATATCAGATGCTGTTTGAGTTATCGGGTAAGTATCCCGATGATCCTGAACTCAATTTTTATTGGGGCCGCGCAGCCTTTGAATCCGGTCATTTTGAGATGGCAATCATGGTGTTTGAACGCATTTTGATTTTTTCCCCCGGCCATGACAGGATCAAGCTTGAACTGGCCCGGGCATTTTATGCCATCGGTGATAATAATTCAGCCCGGCGATATTGCCGGGAGGTGCTTGCCGGCGATCCCCCCGAAACCGTTAAGGAAAATATCAAGGCCTTTATGGCCAGGATTGATCAATCCGAGCAGACCTATTTTTTCCATGGCAGTGTTACCGTCGGGATGGACTGGAACAATAACGTCTGGGCGTCTCCATCCAGTCAGACCATAAATACCGCCATAGGTGATGTAACGCTGACCGGACCTTCGGCCCAGGAGACCGAAGACTGGTTTTTTTACACCGCCTTGAGCCTTGATCACACCTACCGGTTTCTTGATACACCGTGGGCCTGGAAAACAGACGGCTCTTTTTTTTCAGGATGGTACGATCGGACCCATGAGCTTGATATCCGTTATGCGGAAATTTTAACCGGTCCCCAGCATATTTCAGGTCCGCGAAAGCTTGGGGTCAAATTGTTGACCCGGCAGATTGGTCTTGATGATGAACGCTATATGGACAGTATGGGGGTTCGGGCAACTATCGACTATGTGTTTTCCCCTTCGATCATGGTGCGTACCGGCGTAACCGCTGAACAAAAAAATTATCCTGATCTTTCGGCCATGGACAGCAATAATATTGCCCTTGACGTCGACCTGGTTCTTTTAAAATTCAACACCTGGTTTGACATGGGCGTGGGCCTCGAGCAAGAAGATGCAAACGACGATGAATATGGATACAAAAGAGTCCGCTTGACGTTTTCCGCCTCCCGGTTTCTGTTTAACAAGGTGAACGGCTTTTTCAATTATGAATTTCGGATGACCAATTATGATGAACCGGGCTATCTGTTTGCCGACCGACGCAAGGATAGCAGGCATACCCTTTCCCTGGGTCTGTCCAGGAAATTGTGGCAGCGTTCCGGCCGTCCGGATCAGTACGTTGAGTTGCGGTTAAAATACCAGCGTATCTGGGCGTTTTCAAACCAGGATCTTTATGAGTATACCCAGGATCTTGTTCAGACAAGTCTTGTATATAATTTTTAA
- a CDS encoding transferrin-binding protein-like solute binding protein — protein sequence MIKHKIIGWIIVLVMAYPVLCMGDQDGFIGKVVAMRGAVVAVAEDGQKRNLVVNAQVFVRDVIETGTGRVQLMFKDNTLITLGRNTKMALTAYAWDPENKKAEMQTQIREGSFRIMGGAITRMAPEKFKTTSVSGTIGIRGSMYAGNLRGTRLTVMFHGGKGIYVQNRAGRVNIRRPGFATLVEHADKAPATPTRMSTSDLMELETLLSSDQAGQEAQDEQSEDGTGVAENSQTQSTDGTQETTDTSEPGSDTAALDGEASSTLADDSDPLDTAFDSDTGSDIASVIADTTTDTGQASLEEDAQTSVGNPDVYAHLNELGFTGNPSTSVPATGLWKYTGTMKSMLDSKDTDDDMTFVVNWDNRRIMVFEAFNAGSSNQGIGFGFGEVASSGEIYNVVVLGSDAFSDGPVFALDGTQTFGWFYGSSQEAVGLAMEGEDVNIQNQTDRSPWSDTLAGTLSGKTENTFSGTATWSGFFTGVGEDMSDPTTDRHVFLNDDQDEFSFAIDKDSGTFQGAMSGDDINMSTQMNNIVIGGNTSNSAYLTDSILASTLTGTNVISNGSSAASLKSYGNYMVTAREPQLSSYTTWGYWEAAYVDPVTSNDYHIHIPGSFWIAGAATPSSVVDGLIATNFMATYTGKAQGVMFSDTTSLTRLTGGTSSLTLDFGASTSYGKIEFDGGIYLNLEINSLTNTGFYGHIIGASPSQVSGAFYGSNAQGVGGNFSGKTSDTHYLGIFAGDR from the coding sequence ATGATAAAACATAAAATTATAGGATGGATAATCGTATTGGTGATGGCCTATCCTGTATTGTGTATGGGCGACCAGGATGGATTTATCGGCAAAGTTGTGGCCATGCGGGGCGCGGTGGTGGCTGTGGCGGAAGACGGGCAGAAAAGGAACCTTGTGGTTAATGCACAGGTGTTTGTCCGGGATGTTATTGAAACGGGCACCGGACGCGTTCAGCTCATGTTCAAGGATAATACCTTGATCACCCTGGGCCGTAATACAAAAATGGCGCTAACAGCCTATGCATGGGATCCGGAAAATAAGAAGGCAGAGATGCAGACCCAGATCCGGGAAGGCAGTTTCAGGATTATGGGGGGGGCGATCACCCGGATGGCACCTGAAAAATTCAAAACAACATCCGTGTCCGGGACAATCGGCATCCGTGGCTCCATGTATGCCGGAAATCTCCGGGGTACCCGATTGACGGTTATGTTCCACGGCGGCAAAGGTATTTACGTCCAGAATCGGGCCGGCCGGGTCAATATTCGCCGGCCGGGATTTGCCACCTTGGTGGAGCATGCGGATAAAGCCCCGGCAACGCCCACAAGAATGTCAACTTCCGATTTGATGGAACTTGAAACCCTGTTGTCGTCGGATCAGGCTGGGCAGGAGGCACAAGATGAACAGTCCGAGGACGGCACCGGCGTGGCTGAAAATTCCCAGACCCAGTCAACGGATGGGACCCAGGAAACAACAGACACATCGGAACCAGGCTCAGATACTGCGGCATTGGACGGTGAGGCCTCTTCAACCCTGGCCGACGATTCAGATCCCTTGGACACGGCGTTTGACTCGGATACAGGTTCAGACATCGCATCGGTGATCGCTGATACGACAACAGACACCGGCCAGGCATCTCTCGAAGAAGACGCCCAGACCTCGGTGGGAAACCCGGATGTTTATGCCCATCTTAACGAACTTGGGTTTACAGGAAATCCATCCACAAGTGTACCCGCAACAGGGCTGTGGAAATACACCGGCACCATGAAGAGTATGCTGGATTCAAAGGACACCGATGATGACATGACCTTTGTTGTGAACTGGGACAACCGGCGCATCATGGTTTTTGAGGCGTTTAATGCCGGTTCATCCAACCAGGGCATCGGGTTCGGTTTTGGTGAGGTGGCAAGTTCCGGAGAAATTTATAATGTGGTGGTGTTGGGGTCGGATGCTTTTTCAGACGGCCCTGTTTTTGCCCTGGACGGCACGCAAACATTCGGCTGGTTTTACGGATCTTCCCAGGAAGCTGTGGGCCTTGCCATGGAAGGGGAGGATGTGAATATCCAGAATCAGACCGACAGATCTCCCTGGTCCGACACATTGGCCGGTACGCTTTCAGGTAAGACCGAAAATACATTTTCCGGGACAGCAACCTGGTCCGGCTTTTTTACGGGGGTTGGGGAGGATATGAGTGACCCTACAACTGACCGTCATGTGTTTTTAAATGATGACCAAGACGAGTTTTCCTTTGCCATCGACAAGGACAGCGGCACCTTCCAGGGTGCCATGTCCGGAGACGATATAAACATGTCAACCCAGATGAATAACATCGTCATTGGCGGGAATACTTCCAATTCAGCGTATTTAACCGACAGCATATTGGCCTCGACCCTGACCGGTACCAATGTTATTTCCAACGGCAGCAGCGCGGCCTCTTTAAAGTCCTATGGTAACTATATGGTTACGGCCAGAGAACCCCAGCTCTCTTCGTATACCACATGGGGGTACTGGGAAGCCGCCTATGTTGATCCTGTTACATCTAATGATTATCACATTCACATTCCGGGTTCTTTCTGGATTGCCGGTGCGGCCACGCCTTCCAGTGTGGTGGATGGTTTGATAGCGACTAACTTCATGGCCACTTACACAGGAAAGGCCCAGGGGGTAATGTTCTCCGACACCACGAGCCTTACTCGACTGACAGGTGGAACAAGCAGTTTGACCCTTGACTTTGGCGCCTCAACATCATACGGAAAAATCGAGTTCGATGGCGGTATTTACCTTAATCTTGAAATAAATTCACTCACGAATACAGGCTTTTACGGCCACATTATCGGGGCTAGTCCAAGCCAGGTGTCAGGGGCCTTTTACGGTTCCAACGCACAAGGCGTTGGGGGGAATTTTTCAGGGAAAACCAGCGATACCCATTACCTTGGCATTTTTGCCGGGGACCGGTAA
- a CDS encoding DNA translocase FtsK 4TM domain-containing protein: MKKELLGIFLIFLIILTSVSLFSYHAADPCVGNHFFSCPDHINNLFGLIGAHVAGLFVFLFGIGAVWVPLILCLLGFCLIKQKSRKVLWMTLAGALILMITTGSVFFLFNESYAFSDTTISAGGKVGNWLAAFLLKYANITGCAILLCFLVLLGVVLITGISLKSVLNLVWDWVRRFARTMAQDTSEGVGHLKQMLEDKKQARKDARLARAEKLKALTVIPLFRGKNRQDGVAPDLGENNASFTPEPKVDVIHDKSDTPVPRSEKVSSPKKKSKPEQSSGPTIVAMKTDDKEYVADSRLKDIRETPDFELPGLSFLDEKQKIRRQIDTDELQNKASILKKKLEDFNVKGEVAEILPGPVITTFEYRPAPGIKLSKIVGLSDDLALALSAISIRIVAPIPGRDVVGIEIPNDERELVNLREMIASKEFVQSKSLLTLGLGKDLLGQPVATKMDKMPHLLIAGATGTGKSVGLNAMIISLLYKATPDEVKLIMIDPKRIELSVYNDIPHLITPVVTDMKKATNALFWAVREMERRYELLELSGLRNITQFNEMVDERLRDIPPDTSPEDVVLPGGLPLERLPFIVVIVDELGDLMMVASKDVEYALTRLAQMARAAGIHLIIATQRPSADVLTGTIKANFPTRLSFQTSSKIDGRIIIDQGGPESLLGNGDMLFCPPGTGKLMRIQGAFISEKEISRITSFLKDQRQPDYNEEVIQGDGDGQEKVFDESEYDEKYDEAVALITKDRQASISYVQRRLRIGYNRAARLIEMMEHEGIVGPQIGSKPREILVKSYDEEKIS, translated from the coding sequence ATGAAAAAAGAACTGCTCGGCATCTTCTTAATCTTCCTGATCATTCTCACATCGGTAAGCCTGTTTTCATATCATGCCGCCGATCCGTGCGTGGGCAATCATTTTTTCTCTTGTCCTGACCATATAAACAATCTGTTCGGCCTGATCGGCGCACATGTCGCAGGGCTCTTTGTATTTTTGTTCGGCATCGGTGCCGTATGGGTGCCTTTGATTCTTTGCCTTTTGGGGTTTTGCCTGATCAAACAAAAATCTCGAAAAGTCCTTTGGATGACCCTGGCAGGGGCTCTGATCCTGATGATCACCACTGGCAGTGTTTTTTTTCTGTTCAATGAGAGTTATGCATTTTCTGACACCACGATTTCCGCCGGGGGAAAAGTGGGTAACTGGCTTGCGGCGTTTTTGCTTAAATATGCCAATATCACAGGTTGTGCCATACTATTATGTTTTTTGGTGCTGCTGGGCGTTGTACTGATTACCGGTATCTCTTTGAAATCGGTGCTTAATCTGGTCTGGGATTGGGTGCGCAGGTTCGCCCGGACCATGGCCCAGGACACGTCCGAAGGTGTCGGCCATTTAAAACAGATGTTGGAAGATAAAAAACAGGCGAGAAAAGATGCAAGACTTGCCCGGGCTGAAAAGCTCAAAGCGTTGACCGTCATTCCATTGTTCAGGGGAAAAAACAGGCAGGATGGTGTTGCGCCTGATTTAGGGGAGAATAATGCTTCTTTTACCCCGGAACCAAAGGTTGATGTCATTCACGACAAGTCTGATACGCCTGTACCTCGTTCCGAAAAAGTCTCTTCACCCAAGAAAAAATCCAAGCCCGAACAATCCTCTGGGCCGACCATCGTGGCGATGAAAACCGATGACAAAGAGTATGTGGCCGATTCCCGCTTAAAAGATATCCGGGAGACACCTGACTTTGAGCTGCCCGGTTTGTCGTTTTTAGATGAGAAACAAAAAATTCGCAGACAGATTGACACCGATGAACTCCAGAACAAAGCAAGTATCCTGAAAAAAAAGCTGGAGGATTTCAATGTCAAGGGCGAGGTGGCGGAAATTCTTCCCGGGCCTGTGATCACCACCTTTGAATATCGCCCGGCCCCCGGCATCAAATTGTCAAAGATCGTCGGGCTCTCCGATGATCTTGCCCTTGCCCTTTCCGCAATTTCCATCCGCATTGTGGCCCCCATTCCCGGGCGGGATGTGGTGGGTATTGAGATTCCCAATGATGAACGGGAACTGGTAAATTTAAGGGAGATGATTGCATCCAAGGAGTTTGTCCAGTCCAAATCTCTATTGACGCTGGGCCTTGGCAAGGATCTTTTAGGGCAACCCGTGGCAACCAAGATGGATAAAATGCCCCATCTGCTCATTGCCGGGGCCACAGGTACGGGCAAAAGTGTGGGGCTCAATGCGATGATCATCAGTTTGCTGTATAAGGCCACTCCCGATGAAGTTAAACTGATCATGATTGATCCCAAGCGCATTGAACTCTCCGTGTATAACGATATTCCCCATTTGATTACCCCGGTGGTAACGGACATGAAAAAAGCCACCAATGCACTTTTTTGGGCGGTTCGGGAGATGGAACGCCGGTACGAACTGCTGGAGTTGTCAGGTCTTAGAAATATCACACAGTTTAATGAGATGGTCGATGAACGGCTCCGGGATATCCCGCCGGACACCTCGCCCGAAGATGTTGTACTTCCCGGCGGACTGCCCCTGGAGCGCCTGCCTTTTATTGTGGTGATCGTGGACGAACTTGGGGATCTGATGATGGTAGCCTCAAAGGATGTGGAGTATGCCCTGACACGCCTGGCCCAGATGGCCCGGGCTGCGGGTATCCATCTGATCATCGCCACCCAGCGCCCGTCGGCTGATGTGCTCACCGGTACGATCAAGGCAAATTTTCCCACCCGGCTCTCTTTTCAGACCTCCTCAAAAATTGACGGCAGGATCATCATTGACCAGGGTGGCCCTGAAAGCCTGCTCGGCAACGGCGACATGTTGTTCTGCCCCCCGGGCACAGGAAAGCTCATGCGTATTCAGGGTGCATTTATCTCCGAAAAAGAGATTTCCCGGATCACCTCATTTCTCAAGGACCAGCGCCAACCCGATTACAACGAAGAGGTGATCCAGGGTGACGGCGACGGTCAGGAAAAGGTGTTTGACGAATCCGAATATGATGAAAAATATGACGAGGCTGTGGCCCTCATTACCAAGGACCGTCAGGCCTCCATTTCCTATGTTCAGCGTCGGTTGCGCATCGGTTACAACCGGGCGGCCCGGCTCATTGAGATGATGGAGCATGAAGGGATTGTCGGTCCCCAGATCGGATCCAAACCCAGGGAAATACTTGTTAAAAGTTATGACGAGGAAAAGATCTCATGA